One window of the Hippocampus zosterae strain Florida chromosome 8, ASM2543408v3, whole genome shotgun sequence genome contains the following:
- the LOC127605660 gene encoding uncharacterized protein LOC127605660, translating into MDNPTEDSDYSDSVSLFGSDEEYKPTKTSTESSDDEEIFDPKVEKLTYDTSSEDSTSQTYEAEEHRVTSAVRKESNPLTYVKRKNKKQKLSKEDPSLTIKTCTRREGKRVWDKTHYCFYCGQSNLKMARHLERKHKEFKDVAFAFSFPSGSKKRKVLLEQLRNKGDFKHNSTVLKKGQGELVTWKQPTDAASIHDYLPCPSCYGWFLKTGLWKHHLVCRARELCEDDKRKKGKRVQKDAASLLPTALSSGGCEEIINNMRQDPVSFHIRSDYLICKYGESLYAKHGSVKSKHQYIAQRMRELGRFMLIAKEMDKTVMGLQDLCIPSKFKTAVDVAKRLTAFSPGKNEYGKPSTALKLGFCLKGAVEVLIGQTLMRDDDVAEKKAKKFLELLERNWKNHVSVSAHQTIEEKRWNRQDDIPLTKDIITLRDHLRMVEQEAKAELTQKMSLSAYRKLNESVLAQIIVFNKRREGEASRMTLETYQNASTNPVNQDIFETLSPLEKELSKLLTRIEVRGKRGRKVPVFFTERMKESIDVLIEKREDAGIPIENPYLFARPGAMTNIRGCDCLRKYAEESNAENPTFLRSTKLRKQVATLCQLLDLGEQELEQVARFMGHDISVHRDFYRQTDKTFQIAKISKLLFAMEQGTGTLSGKNLDTIQLSLCGMYALKFHKI; encoded by the coding sequence atggacaatcccactgaagatagtgattattctgactcagtcagtctttttggatcagatgaggaatacaaacccaCTAAGACATCCactgagtcgagtgatgacgaggagatattcgacccaaaggtagaaaaattgacttatgatacatccagtgaagactctacaagtcagacatatgaagcagaggagcacagagTCACGTCTGCAGTTCGCAAAGAAagtaacccattaacctatgtaaagagaaaaaacaaaaaacaaaagctgagcaaagaagatccttctttaactATAAAAACTTGTACAAgaagggaaggcaaacgagtttgggACAAAACTCATTATTGCTTttactgtggccaatcaaatttaaagatggcaaggcattTGGAGAGGAAACATAAGGAATTTAAAGACGTTGCCTTTGCGTTTAGCTTTCCATCAggatccaaaaaaagaaaagtccttTTGGAACAGCTACGGAACAAGGGAGACTTCAAGCACAACAGCACAGTTCTAAAAAAAGGCCAAGGGGAACTTGTCACATGGAAGCAGCCAACAGATGCCGCCTCTATCCATGATTATTTGCCCTGCCCATCTTGTTATGGGTGGTTTTTAAAAACTGGTCTGTGGAAACACCATTTGGTTTGTAGAGCCAGGGAGCTATGCGAGGACGACAAGCGAAAGAAAGGAAAGAGGGTCCAAAAAGATGCTGCCAGTCTCCTCCCTACAGCTCTATCATCAGGAGGATGTGAAGAGATAATCAATAACATGAGACAAGATCCTGTATCATTTCACATACGCAGCGATTACCTAATTTGCAAGTATGGTGAATCACTGTATGCAAAACATGGTAGTGTCAAGTCAAAGCACCAGTACATTGCGCAACGAATGAGGGAGCTAGGGCGATTCATGCTAATTGCCAAAGAAATGGACAAGACTGTCATGGGTTTGCAGGATTTGTGCATCCCTTCGAAGTTTAAGACTGCCGTGGACGTGGCAAAAAGACTCACTGCCTTCAGTCCAGGCAAAAATGAGTATGGGAAACCCTCCACAGCTCTTAAATTGGGATTTTGTCTGAAAGGAGCAGTGGAAGTCCTGATTGGACAGACTCTGATGAGGGATGATGACGTGGCagagaaaaaggcaaaaaaatttCTGGAACTCCTAGAAAGAAACTGGAAAAACCACGTATCAGTCAGTGCGCATCAAACAATAGAGGAAAAAAGATGGAATAGACAAGATGATATTCCCCTCACCAAAGATATCATCACTCTCAGGGACCACCTTAGAATGGTTGAACAAGAGGCAAAGGCAGAATTGACCCAAAAGATGAGCTTAAGTGCTTACAGGAAATTGAATGAATCTGTTCTGGCccaaattattgtttttaacaagCGCCGTGAAGGGGAAGCATCACGTATGACTCTAGAGACCTACCAGAATGCCAGCACAAATCCTGTAAACCAGGACATTTTTGAAACTCTATCGCCATTGGAAAAAGAGTTGAGCAAGCTCTTAACTCGCATTGAAGTCAGGGGGAAAAGAGGCAGGAAGGTCCCAGTGTTCTTTACAGAAAGAATGAAGGAGTCCATTGATGTTTTAATTGAAAAGCGAGAAGATGCAGGAATACCAATTGAGAATCCCTATCTTTTTGCAAGACCTGGTGCAATGACAAATATCCGGGGATGTGACTGTCTGCGCAAATATGCTGAAGAAAGCAATGCAGAAAATCCTACATTCCTAAGATCTACCAAACTGAGGAAACAGGTTGCTACACTGTGCCAGCTGTTGGATCTTGGTGAACAAGAATTGGAACAAGTTGCAAGATTCATGGGACACGACATCAGTGTACATCGAGACTTTTATCGACAGACTGATAAAACATTTCAGATCGCAAAAATTAGCAAGCTTCTTTTTGCAATGGAGCAAGGCACTGGAACACTAAGTGGAAAGAATCTTGACACCATTCAATTATCTTTGTGTGGTATGTATGCACTGAAATTTCACAAGATTTAA